One window from the genome of Cryptomeria japonica chromosome 6, Sugi_1.0, whole genome shotgun sequence encodes:
- the LOC131035686 gene encoding uncharacterized protein LOC131035686 yields MSWSISEGFLDTPSELQSISPSSNSRVGISLGSGFGSGLHFEFISFESVLVDFISPNFSLTDLLLVGLRVAFTIMIAKLFFCLPVRCNLFLKTLTHFRFNFSTLSVGNASNSNAPSQNLFLHFVTTRFNISSADAAKMLKTRPSLERLKTLYKVEQFVNMLNSHGFTEEQIAKIIRLQPSLMTTSAERLLEPKIQFLIDLGVDRENVTKIVTSFPRILTAKLEILRFNLEFLKTVFPTQGFLIRAVMRRPNILRLNLQEDLKPSVAFWEGFGFRGTELTKFVSLDPWILTIGSLTPECLDLICKIGIQKESKMYKYIVRIVATCRIEVLKAKIHNLHLCGLSPEEAWELVRVDPSVLSKSEENIKKKMDFMLNNMGLSVDFVTKHPRMFTMSLDKVMRPRFLVLQSMTAMNGAEEVKPTRIFSVLLMTEAKFVAQIIQGHPESAALRTVYKNAIVDISKKFKDVSKS; encoded by the exons ATGTCTTGGTCCATTAGTGAGGGATTTTTGGATACGCCCTCAGAGCTGCAGTCAATTTCCCCTTCCTCCAATTCTAGGGTTGGGATTTCTCTTGGTAGTGGTTTTGGATCTGGTTTGCACtttgaatttatttcttttgaATCCGTGTTGGTAGATTTTATCTCCCCCAATTTTTCCCTAACAGATTTGCTTCTGGTCGGGCTCAGGGTGGCATTTACCAT CATGATCGCCAAACTATTCTTCTGCTTGCCTGTGCGGTGCAACCTCTTTCTCAAAACCCTAACTCATTTCCGCTTTAATTTCTCAACTCTTTCAGTGGGTAACGCTAGCAACAGCAATGCTCCTTCACAAAATCTCTTCCTGCACTTCGTTACCACCAGATTTAACATCTCTTCAGCCGACGCTGCAAAAATGTTGAAAACGAGGCCCTCGTTGGAGCGGCTCAAAACCCTGTACAAGGTTGAACAGTTCGTGAACATGCTCAACAGTCACGGCTTCACGGAAGAACAAATTGCAAAGATAATCAGATTGCAACCCTCGCTAATGACGACAAGTGCGGAAAGATTGCTGGAGCCTAAGATTCAATTCCTAATAGATTTGGGCGTGGATAGGGAAAATGTAACCAAAATTGTCACCAGTTTCCCGAGGATCTTGACCGCTAAGCTGGAGATCCTCCGCTTCAACCTTGAATTTCTCAAGACTGTATTCCCGACACAGGGTTTTCTGATCAGAGCAGTTATGAGACGCCCCAATATTCTTAGACTGAACTTGCAGGAGGACTTGAAACCCTCGGTTGCCTTTTGGGAGGGCTTTGGTTTCCGTGGAACAGAGCTCACCAAGTTTGTGTCGTTAGACCCTTGGATTTTGACGATTGGTTCTCTGACGCCCGAGTGCCTTGATCTCATTTGCAAGATTGGCATTCAAAAGGAAAGCAaaatgtacaaatacattgtgAGAATAGTAGCCACGTGCCGCATCGAAGTGTTAAAGGCCAAGATACACAACCTTCATCTTTGCGGCCTCTCGCCTGAAGAAGCCTGGGAATTAGTTAGGGTTGATCCTTCAGTCCTCAGCAAGTCGGAGGAAAACATTAAGAAAAAGATGGACTTTATGCTCAATAACATGGGACTCTCTGTAGATTTTGTGACAAAGCATCCACGGATGTTTACAATGAGTTTGGACAAGGTAATGAGGCCCAGGTTTTTGGTTTTGCAAAGTATGACAGCAATGAATGGAGCGGAGGAGGTTAAGCCGACGCGAATTTTTTCTGTGCTGTTGATGACCGAGGCCAAGTTTGTTGCCCAGATAATACAAGGACATCCTGAATCAGCTGCCCTGCGGACTGTTTATAAAAATGCCATTGTTGATATCTCAAAAAAGTTCAAAGATGTCTCAAAAAGCTAA